The uncultured Bacteroides sp. DNA segment GTACTTACAGATAGCTTACCCTCCTTCAGGTTCGCTTCACTTTCCGACACAATAGTATAAACCATCTTCATGTCGTTTTTCACATTTTTCAATTCAACTTTACTAAGTATCTGCACCGAGTCTGTGGTCAACTTAGATTCATCAATGATTTTAGCGTCAGAAACGATCATCTTTAACTTGTTGATCTTCATTTCCAACATGCCCTGAGCTTCTTTAGCCGCATCGTATTCTGCATTCTCAGACAAATCACCTTTGTCTCTAGCTTCTGCTATCTGCCTCGACATCTCAGGACGATTAACAGTCTCCAACACTCTAAGTTCTTCAACTAGCTTCTTGTAACCTTCTTCAGACATATAAGCCATGACATTCCTCCTTCTTACTTAATTATTATAACGGTCATATAAAACAAAAAAGAATTCCAACATGGCAATGCTGGAACCCTCTC contains these protein-coding regions:
- the greA gene encoding transcription elongation factor GreA, which gives rise to MAYMSEEGYKKLVEELRVLETVNRPEMSRQIAEARDKGDLSENAEYDAAKEAQGMLEMKINKLKMIVSDAKIIDESKLTTDSVQILSKVELKNVKNDMKMVYTIVSESEANLKEGKLSVSTPIAQGLLGKKVGDVTEIQVPQGKISLEIMNISF